The Cupriavidus nantongensis genome has a segment encoding these proteins:
- a CDS encoding thiamine pyrophosphate-binding protein, whose amino-acid sequence MPNQQPYEQQQVTVGCAITAFLEQCGVKAAFGVISIHNMPILDAMGERGKIRFVPARGEAGGTNMADAYARTTGGLGVCLTSTGTAAGNAAGAMVEALTAGTPMLHITGQIETPYLDQSLAYIHEAPDQLTMLKAVSKAAFRIRSADTALSTIKLAVQTALTAPTGPVSVEIPIDIQAALIDLPADLQPLPVPQHVPSAHALDALAERLVKAKRPLLWLGGGARHASKQVQRLLELGFGVVTSTQGRGIVPEDDPRSLGAFNLHKPVEAFYQSCDAMLVVGSRLRGNETLKYELKLPRPLLRIDADPAAEGRCYMSDYFVSGDAALALDALADRLEQRMQIDPAFAADLRRAHDTAVNSLVDGLGPYSALVQALQDAVGRNFNWVRDVTVSNSTWGNRQLRIFDSRAGVHALGGGIGQGLAMGIGAAIGAAATGSGKKTYTLAGDGGFILNLGELATAVQERADMVIVLMNDKGYGVIKNIQDAQYGGRRHYVDLHTPDYATLAKSLSLRHARVSNLAEVGAALAAATAESGPFLLEIDMLSIGSFKTIFAGPPVNKDNEEPAREQTTVTA is encoded by the coding sequence ATGCCTAATCAACAACCGTACGAACAGCAGCAGGTCACCGTCGGCTGCGCCATCACGGCGTTTCTCGAGCAGTGCGGCGTCAAGGCCGCGTTCGGCGTGATCTCGATCCACAACATGCCGATCCTCGACGCCATGGGCGAGCGCGGCAAGATCCGCTTCGTGCCGGCGCGCGGCGAAGCCGGCGGCACCAACATGGCCGACGCCTACGCCCGTACCACCGGCGGCCTGGGCGTGTGCCTGACCAGCACCGGCACCGCCGCGGGCAACGCCGCCGGCGCCATGGTCGAAGCGCTGACCGCCGGCACGCCGATGCTGCATATCACCGGCCAGATCGAGACCCCGTACCTGGACCAGAGCCTGGCCTACATCCACGAAGCCCCGGACCAGCTCACCATGCTGAAGGCGGTGTCGAAGGCCGCGTTCCGCATCCGCAGCGCCGACACCGCGCTCAGCACCATCAAGCTGGCGGTGCAGACCGCGCTGACGGCGCCGACCGGCCCGGTCAGCGTGGAGATCCCCATCGACATCCAGGCCGCGCTGATCGACCTGCCGGCCGACCTGCAGCCGCTGCCGGTGCCGCAGCACGTGCCGTCGGCGCACGCGCTCGACGCGCTGGCCGAGCGCCTGGTGAAGGCGAAGCGCCCGCTGCTGTGGCTGGGCGGCGGCGCGCGCCATGCCAGCAAGCAGGTGCAGCGCCTGCTGGAGCTGGGCTTCGGCGTGGTCACCAGCACCCAGGGCCGCGGCATCGTGCCCGAGGACGATCCGCGCTCGCTGGGCGCGTTCAACCTGCACAAGCCGGTCGAGGCCTTCTACCAGAGCTGCGACGCGATGCTGGTGGTGGGCTCGCGCCTGCGCGGCAATGAAACCCTGAAGTACGAGCTGAAGCTGCCGCGCCCGCTGCTGCGCATCGACGCCGATCCCGCCGCCGAAGGCCGCTGCTACATGAGCGACTACTTTGTCAGCGGCGACGCCGCGCTGGCGCTGGATGCGCTGGCGGATCGGCTCGAACAGCGCATGCAGATCGACCCGGCCTTCGCCGCCGACCTGCGCCGCGCGCACGACACCGCCGTCAACAGCCTGGTCGACGGCCTGGGCCCGTACTCGGCGCTGGTGCAGGCGCTGCAGGACGCGGTCGGCCGCAACTTCAACTGGGTGCGCGACGTGACCGTGTCGAACAGCACCTGGGGCAACCGCCAGCTGCGCATCTTCGACTCGCGCGCCGGCGTGCATGCGCTGGGCGGCGGCATCGGCCAGGGCCTGGCGATGGGCATCGGCGCGGCGATCGGCGCCGCCGCCACCGGCTCCGGCAAGAAGACCTACACGCTGGCCGGCGACGGCGGCTTCATCCTGAACCTGGGCGAGCTGGCCACCGCCGTGCAGGAGCGCGCCGACATGGTGATCGTGCTGATGAACGACAAGGGCTACGGCGTGATCAAGAACATTCAGGACGCGCAGTACGGCGGCCGCCGCCACTATGTCGACCTGCATACGCCGGACTACGCCACGCTGGCGAAGTCGCTGTCGCTGCGCCACGCGCGCGTCAGCAACCTGGCCGAGGTCGGCGCCGCGCTGGCGGCGGCCACGGCCGAGTCCGGCCCGTTCCTGCTGGAAATCGACATGCTGTCGATCGGTTCCTTCAAGACCATTTTCGCCGGTCCCCCGGTGAACAAGGACAACGAAGAGCCGGCGCGCGAACAGACCACTGTCACCGCCTGA
- a CDS encoding aspartate dehydrogenase produces MLHVSMVGCGAIGRGVLELLKSDPDVVFDVVIVPEHTMDEARGAVSALAPRARVATHLDDQRPDLLVECAGHHALEEHIVPALERGIPCMVVSVGALSEPGMAERLEAAARRGGTQVQLLSGAIGAIDALAAARVGGLDEVIYTGRKPARAWTGTPAEQLFDLEALTETTVIFEGTARDAARLYPKNANVAATVSLAGLGLDRTSVKLLADPHAVENVHHVEARGAFGGFELTMRGKPLAANPKTSALTVFSVVRALGNRAHAVSI; encoded by the coding sequence ATGCTGCATGTGTCCATGGTTGGCTGCGGCGCGATTGGCCGCGGCGTGCTGGAATTGCTCAAGAGCGATCCGGACGTGGTGTTTGACGTGGTGATCGTGCCGGAGCACACGATGGACGAAGCGCGCGGCGCGGTCTCCGCGCTGGCGCCGCGCGCCCGCGTCGCCACCCACCTGGACGACCAGCGGCCCGACCTGCTGGTCGAGTGCGCCGGCCACCATGCGCTGGAAGAGCACATCGTGCCGGCGCTGGAGCGCGGCATCCCGTGCATGGTGGTGTCGGTGGGCGCGCTGTCCGAGCCCGGCATGGCCGAGCGCCTGGAAGCCGCGGCGCGCCGCGGCGGCACCCAGGTGCAGCTGCTGTCCGGCGCGATCGGCGCCATCGACGCGCTGGCCGCGGCGCGCGTCGGCGGGCTCGACGAAGTCATCTACACCGGCCGCAAGCCCGCGCGCGCATGGACCGGCACGCCGGCCGAGCAGCTGTTCGACCTGGAGGCGCTGACCGAGACCACGGTGATCTTCGAAGGCACCGCGCGCGACGCCGCGCGCCTGTACCCGAAGAACGCCAATGTCGCCGCCACGGTGTCGCTGGCCGGCCTCGGGCTGGATCGCACGTCGGTGAAGCTGCTGGCCGATCCGCATGCGGTCGAGAACGTGCATCACGTGGAAGCGCGTGGGGCGTTCGGCGGGTTTGAGCTGACCATGCGGGGCAAGCCGCTGGCGGCGAATCCGAAGACATCGGCGCTGACGGTGTTCAGCGTGGTGCGGGCGCTGGGGAATCGGGCGCACGCGGTATCGATTTGA